One genomic window of Vibrio natriegens NBRC 15636 = ATCC 14048 = DSM 759 includes the following:
- the nifE gene encoding nitrogenase iron-molybdenum cofactor biosynthesis protein NifE — translation MKRSEIKLLQDEPACEHNSGEKSGCSRPKPGATAGGCCFDGAQISLLPIADVGHIVHGPIGCAGNSWNNRGTRALGSNLFRYGFTTDLNEQDVIMGRAEKRLLHAIKQLIKQHQPPAVFVYMTCVPALEGNDIEAICSLATERWNIPVIPVDAAGFYGNKNLGNRIAGNVMVEHVVGSAEPPAKPKMLHDSTRLVHDIVLIGEYNIAGEFWHVSPLFERLGLRVLCCMAGDTQFHQIQTMHRADAAMVVCARAQVNVARKLEEKWGIPWFEGSFYGVEDTSNSLREFARLLGDPKLSEEVEALIAEEESRIRSALVPYAEKLRGKRALLYTGGVKSWSVVSALQELGIECVATGTRKSTQSDKNKILEIMGKDALMLDEGGARLLLDTYHQHHADVMIAGGRNMYTALKAKLPFLDINQEREHAYAGYEGMLTLAKELCRTIEAPIWQTVQSQAPWIVEDTTFTSAIIEKGA, via the coding sequence ATGAAGCGATCGGAGATCAAGTTACTGCAAGATGAACCCGCCTGTGAGCACAACAGCGGAGAAAAAAGTGGTTGTAGCCGACCAAAACCTGGGGCGACGGCTGGTGGCTGTTGTTTTGATGGCGCTCAGATAAGTTTATTACCCATAGCGGATGTGGGGCACATTGTGCATGGTCCGATTGGCTGTGCGGGAAACAGCTGGAACAACCGCGGGACTCGAGCTCTGGGCAGTAATCTGTTTCGATATGGATTCACCACGGACCTCAATGAGCAGGACGTTATCATGGGGCGAGCGGAGAAACGTCTGCTACACGCGATAAAACAGCTGATTAAACAACATCAACCACCTGCGGTTTTTGTTTATATGACCTGCGTACCTGCCCTCGAAGGGAATGACATTGAAGCCATCTGTTCTCTTGCCACAGAGCGTTGGAACATCCCTGTGATTCCTGTCGATGCGGCTGGCTTTTATGGTAATAAAAACCTGGGTAACCGAATCGCCGGTAATGTGATGGTTGAACACGTCGTGGGCAGCGCCGAGCCTCCAGCGAAACCAAAAATGCTTCACGACTCAACTCGGCTAGTACACGATATCGTTCTTATTGGTGAATACAACATTGCCGGAGAGTTTTGGCATGTATCGCCATTATTTGAGCGTTTAGGGTTAAGAGTGTTGTGCTGTATGGCGGGTGACACTCAGTTCCACCAAATACAAACTATGCATCGTGCAGACGCTGCCATGGTCGTTTGTGCCCGAGCACAAGTGAATGTTGCACGAAAACTAGAAGAAAAATGGGGTATACCTTGGTTTGAAGGAAGCTTTTACGGTGTCGAAGATACATCGAATTCACTACGAGAATTTGCCCGTTTACTTGGTGACCCCAAACTGAGCGAAGAAGTAGAAGCGTTGATTGCAGAAGAAGAAAGTCGCATTCGCTCGGCTTTGGTACCCTACGCAGAAAAGTTGCGTGGTAAGCGAGCGCTGCTTTATACCGGAGGCGTTAAGTCCTGGTCAGTCGTGAGCGCCCTACAAGAGCTTGGCATTGAGTGTGTCGCTACCGGTACCCGTAAATCCACACAATCAGATAAAAATAAAATTCTGGAGATAATGGGCAAAGACGCTCTCATGCTGGATGAAGGTGGCGCCAGGTTGTTGCTCGATACTTATCATCAACATCACGCTGATGTCATGATTGCTGGTGGCCGAAATATGTACACCGCATTAAAAGCGAAGCTGCCTTTTTTAGATATTAACCAAGAGCGGGAACATGCCTATGCTGGTTACGAGGGCATGCTTACGTTAGCAAAAGAGCTATGTAGAACAATAGAAGCGCCCATCTGGCAAACCGTTCAAAGTCAGGCTCCCTGGATCGTCGAAGACACAACATTCACTTCTGCCATCATTGAAAAAGGAGCCTGA
- a CDS encoding NifB/NifX family molybdenum-iron cluster-binding protein encodes MNEEITPSVALRIALAAKSLPNIDVSGLLGLLVQHVSAPLTETELMRISPKAFRLLILSLDGEQTRKDISHAYTILTSTEIGDVEPPRVTPSVSLDGPKLTVALTSNQGEMVNGHYGSCLRILIYEVNETEFQLIQVSEVNREWQGEERALHLVELIKGCQILFTLSIGGPAAARVTRANVHPIKRPQAVEAKTVMEELQVMLANTPPPWIQKLLGTYVPQHHGEPAYE; translated from the coding sequence ATGAACGAAGAAATTACCCCTTCGGTTGCACTGCGTATCGCGCTAGCGGCGAAATCACTTCCTAACATTGACGTTAGTGGTTTACTAGGGTTACTGGTGCAGCATGTGAGTGCGCCATTAACTGAAACAGAACTGATGCGAATTTCTCCCAAAGCGTTCCGTCTTTTAATTCTCTCTCTGGATGGAGAACAAACGCGTAAAGACATCAGTCACGCTTATACGATACTGACTAGTACAGAAATTGGTGACGTTGAACCACCTCGGGTGACGCCTTCTGTGTCTTTGGACGGTCCCAAACTGACTGTCGCATTAACCTCTAATCAGGGTGAAATGGTAAACGGGCATTACGGATCGTGCCTGCGTATTCTTATTTACGAAGTAAACGAGACAGAATTTCAGCTTATTCAAGTCAGTGAAGTGAACCGAGAGTGGCAAGGCGAGGAGCGTGCTCTGCATTTAGTAGAGCTGATTAAAGGATGCCAGATACTGTTTACTTTGTCGATTGGCGGCCCTGCAGCGGCACGCGTGACCAGAGCTAACGTCCACCCAATTAAACGCCCGCAAGCTGTTGAGGCAAAAACCGTGATGGAAGAGTTGCAGGTTATGCTGGCAAATACGCCACCTCCCTGGATTCAGAAACTGCTTGGTACTTATGTTCCTCAGCATCACGGGGAACCCGCTTATGAATAA
- the nifT gene encoding putative nitrogen fixation protein NifT: MANVMIQYNEVGELSLYLAKKDLEENITHFEFDEDNKWGGEVHLSSGAVYYIEPMNKPKLPITVRAKRLQAA, translated from the coding sequence ATGGCCAACGTAATGATTCAATACAATGAGGTTGGAGAACTTAGCCTTTACCTCGCTAAGAAAGACCTTGAAGAAAACATTACTCACTTTGAATTTGACGAAGACAATAAATGGGGTGGAGAGGTTCATCTATCGAGTGGCGCGGTGTATTACATCGAACCCATGAACAAGCCAAAGTTACCGATCACCGTAAGAGCTAAGCGACTTCAGGCTGCTTAG
- the nifK gene encoding nitrogenase molybdenum-iron protein subunit beta, with the protein MTQNIEEIKAGYSLFQEPEYQELLANKRSHFEEAVEANKVKEVFEWTTTKEYQELNFNRKHITIDPAKACQPLGSVLCALGFEKTLPYVHGSQGCVAYFRTYFNRHFKEPVACVSDSMTEDAAVFGGQNNMFYGLQNAYALYKPEMIAVSTTCMAEVIGDDLNAFIGNAKEGGYLPASVPTPFAHTPSFVGSHTNGWDGMLEGVLRYFTVNSGETYTPGSTNALNIVPGFETYLGNYRVIHRMLGEMGVDYQMLSDPSEVLDTPADGEYRMYAGGTKVDEVKRAPNAKATLLLTPTQLPKTKKFVETTWKQDVPALDIPMGLEWTDNFLMKVSELTGQPIPESLSTERGRLVDMMTDSHTWLHGVKVSLYGDPDYLSGMCKFLMELGCEIKHVLCHNGNKRWRKALESMLADSPYGQGAEILVGKDLWHLRSLMFTDKPDLLIGNSYGKFIERDTKAKGEEFQVPLVRIGFPIFDRHHLHRSTTLGYEGAMYILTTLVNEVLAKLDRDTMTLGKTDLGFDLVR; encoded by the coding sequence ATGACTCAGAATATTGAAGAGATCAAAGCGGGTTATTCACTGTTTCAAGAGCCAGAATACCAAGAGTTGCTCGCGAATAAACGCAGTCACTTTGAGGAAGCTGTTGAAGCAAACAAAGTGAAAGAAGTGTTTGAATGGACCACGACGAAGGAATACCAAGAGCTCAACTTTAATCGTAAACACATTACCATCGACCCAGCGAAAGCGTGTCAGCCCCTTGGTTCTGTATTGTGTGCACTCGGCTTTGAAAAAACGTTGCCTTATGTCCACGGTTCACAAGGTTGCGTGGCGTATTTTAGAACGTATTTTAACCGTCATTTTAAAGAACCTGTTGCCTGTGTGTCTGACTCGATGACGGAAGATGCAGCCGTATTTGGTGGCCAAAACAACATGTTTTATGGTCTGCAAAATGCTTATGCCCTGTATAAACCAGAGATGATTGCGGTATCGACCACATGTATGGCTGAGGTTATTGGTGATGACTTAAATGCCTTTATTGGTAATGCGAAAGAGGGCGGTTACCTACCTGCTTCTGTGCCGACACCATTTGCTCATACACCAAGTTTCGTCGGCAGCCACACCAATGGTTGGGATGGAATGTTAGAGGGGGTATTACGTTACTTTACTGTGAACAGCGGCGAAACCTATACACCAGGTTCAACCAACGCTCTCAATATTGTCCCTGGCTTTGAAACCTATTTAGGTAATTACCGCGTTATTCACCGTATGTTGGGTGAGATGGGTGTCGATTATCAGATGCTTTCTGATCCGTCAGAGGTTTTAGACACCCCGGCAGATGGTGAATATCGCATGTACGCGGGTGGTACCAAAGTCGATGAAGTTAAGCGCGCGCCTAACGCAAAAGCCACGCTGCTTCTCACTCCAACACAGTTACCAAAAACGAAAAAATTTGTCGAAACGACCTGGAAACAAGATGTGCCAGCGCTGGATATTCCGATGGGCTTAGAGTGGACAGACAATTTCTTAATGAAAGTTTCTGAGCTAACTGGACAACCGATCCCTGAGTCATTGAGTACAGAGCGAGGCCGTTTGGTCGACATGATGACCGACTCTCATACCTGGTTACATGGTGTCAAAGTGTCGCTTTATGGTGATCCGGATTACTTGTCTGGTATGTGTAAGTTCTTGATGGAACTTGGCTGTGAAATCAAACATGTACTGTGTCACAACGGTAATAAACGCTGGCGCAAAGCACTGGAGTCTATGTTGGCAGACAGCCCTTACGGTCAGGGAGCAGAAATTCTAGTGGGCAAAGATCTTTGGCATCTGCGTTCACTGATGTTTACCGATAAGCCAGATCTGCTAATTGGCAACTCTTACGGTAAGTTCATTGAGCGCGATACCAAAGCGAAAGGTGAAGAGTTCCAAGTTCCTTTGGTTCGCATTGGATTCCCAATCTTCGACCGTCATCACCTCCATCGCAGCACAACGCTTGGGTATGAAGGTGCGATGTACATCCTGACGACACTGGTTAATGAAGTACTAGCCAAACTTGACCGTGACACCATGACGCTTGGTAAAACCGACCTTGGTTTTGATTTGGTTCGCTAA
- the nifD gene encoding nitrogenase molybdenum-iron protein alpha chain, producing the protein MTMNKEQTQALIDEVLEVYPEVARADRKKHVAVNDSSADSSKCITSNRKTLPGVMTVRGCAYAGSKGVVWGPIKDMIHISHGPVGCGQYSRAGRRNYYSGTTGVDSFGTLNFTTDFQERDIVFGGDKKLASAIDEIETLFPLVKGISIQSECPVGLIGDDIEAVAKTKSQEIGKTIVPVRCEGFRGVSQSLGHHIANDTLRDYVLDGSADKEFESTDYDVAIIGDYNIGGDAWSSRIILEDMGLRVVAQWSGDGTLPELENTPKVKLNLVHCYRSMNYIVRYMEEKHGIPWIEYNLFGPTKIEESMRKIAALFDEKIQQQTEEVIARYREQWNAVIEKYRPRLEGKQVMLYVGGLRPRHIIGAYEDLGMEIVGAGYEFAHNDDYVKTTPEMKDATLLFDDASSYELEEYVKRLKPDLIGSGIKEKYIFQKMGFPFRQMHSWDYSGPYHGVDGFAIFARDMDMTINNPCWSNLTAPWKSQDAVELAKTA; encoded by the coding sequence ATGACGATGAATAAAGAGCAAACTCAGGCGCTTATCGATGAAGTGCTGGAGGTGTATCCGGAAGTCGCCAGAGCTGACCGTAAAAAGCATGTCGCGGTTAACGACAGCTCGGCAGACAGCAGTAAATGCATTACTTCAAACCGTAAGACCTTACCTGGTGTTATGACAGTACGTGGTTGTGCGTATGCTGGCTCCAAAGGTGTGGTTTGGGGACCGATCAAAGATATGATTCATATCTCGCATGGTCCTGTTGGTTGTGGTCAATATTCACGAGCTGGTCGCCGAAACTATTACTCGGGTACGACAGGTGTCGATAGTTTTGGCACGTTAAACTTCACCACAGACTTTCAAGAGCGCGATATTGTCTTTGGCGGCGATAAAAAATTGGCTTCCGCGATTGATGAAATCGAGACACTTTTCCCGCTGGTTAAAGGCATCAGTATTCAATCTGAATGCCCGGTTGGTCTTATTGGTGACGATATCGAAGCAGTAGCCAAAACGAAATCGCAAGAGATAGGCAAGACAATCGTTCCGGTTCGCTGTGAAGGTTTCCGAGGTGTTTCCCAGTCACTTGGTCACCATATCGCGAATGATACGTTGCGTGATTATGTTCTCGACGGTTCGGCTGATAAAGAGTTTGAATCGACCGACTACGACGTCGCGATTATTGGTGACTACAACATCGGTGGGGACGCCTGGTCATCTCGCATCATCCTGGAAGACATGGGGCTTCGAGTTGTTGCTCAGTGGTCTGGCGACGGTACGTTACCAGAGCTAGAAAATACGCCAAAAGTAAAACTCAACTTAGTGCACTGTTACCGTTCTATGAACTATATCGTTCGTTACATGGAAGAAAAACACGGCATTCCTTGGATTGAGTACAACTTATTTGGCCCGACCAAGATTGAAGAATCCATGCGCAAGATTGCAGCGTTGTTTGATGAAAAAATCCAGCAACAAACCGAAGAAGTTATTGCCCGTTACCGAGAACAATGGAACGCAGTAATTGAGAAGTATCGCCCTCGTCTTGAAGGCAAACAAGTGATGCTTTACGTCGGTGGTCTGCGACCTCGTCATATTATCGGAGCCTATGAAGATTTGGGTATGGAAATCGTCGGTGCAGGTTATGAGTTTGCGCACAACGATGACTACGTCAAAACCACACCGGAAATGAAAGACGCCACCTTATTGTTCGATGACGCGAGTTCTTATGAGCTTGAAGAGTATGTGAAACGTTTGAAACCTGATCTCATCGGCTCGGGTATCAAAGAGAAGTACATATTCCAGAAAATGGGCTTCCCATTCCGTCAGATGCACAGCTGGGACTACTCAGGTCCTTACCACGGCGTGGATGGTTTCGCGATCTTTGCTCGCGATATGGATATGACAATCAATAACCCTTGTTGGAGCAACCTAACCGCTCCTTGGAAAAGCCAAGATGCTGTTGAGTTAGCGAAAACAGCTTAA
- the nifH gene encoding nitrogenase iron protein — MAIRQCAIYGKGGIGKSTTTQNLVAALAEAGKKVMIIGCDPKADSTRLILHSKAQNTIMEMAAEAGTVEDIELEDVLKIGYGDVRCVESGGPEPGVGCAGRGVITAINFLEEEGAYEDDLDFVFYDVLGDVVCGGFAMPIRENKAEEIYIVVSGEMMAMYAANNISKGICKYATSGNVRLAGLICNSRNTDREDELIMALAAKIGTQMIHFVPRDNIVQRAEIRRMTVIEYDPKCNQADEYRTLAKKVIENQKFVIPEPCTMDELEDLLMEFGIMEVEDESIIGKTADEEEAA, encoded by the coding sequence ATGGCAATTCGTCAATGTGCAATTTACGGTAAAGGTGGTATCGGTAAATCGACTACAACTCAAAACTTAGTAGCGGCGCTTGCTGAAGCAGGGAAGAAAGTCATGATCATTGGCTGTGACCCTAAAGCCGACTCAACCCGATTGATTCTACACTCCAAAGCACAGAATACCATCATGGAGATGGCGGCTGAAGCGGGGACGGTTGAAGACATCGAACTAGAAGATGTACTTAAAATCGGTTACGGCGATGTTCGTTGTGTTGAGTCAGGCGGTCCAGAGCCAGGTGTTGGCTGTGCGGGTCGCGGTGTTATCACGGCCATCAACTTTTTGGAAGAAGAAGGAGCCTACGAGGACGACTTGGACTTCGTATTCTACGACGTACTGGGTGACGTTGTATGTGGTGGTTTTGCGATGCCAATTCGTGAAAACAAAGCAGAAGAAATCTACATCGTTGTTTCAGGCGAAATGATGGCGATGTACGCCGCGAACAACATTTCTAAAGGTATCTGTAAATATGCGACGTCAGGTAATGTTCGTCTTGCGGGCTTAATCTGTAACTCTCGTAACACTGACCGTGAAGATGAGTTAATCATGGCTCTGGCAGCTAAGATCGGTACTCAAATGATTCACTTCGTTCCTCGTGACAACATCGTACAACGTGCAGAGATTCGTCGTATGACCGTTATCGAATACGATCCTAAATGTAACCAAGCGGACGAATACCGCACTCTTGCTAAGAAAGTTATCGAGAACCAAAAATTCGTTATCCCTGAGCCATGCACCATGGATGAGCTTGAAGATCTGCTTATGGAATTCGGCATCATGGAAGTCGAAGATGAATCAATCATCGGTAAGACGGCTGATGAGGAAGAGGCTGCTTAA
- a CDS encoding molybdopterin oxidoreductase family protein, with protein MSEGWIKSTCAYCGVGCGIEARPMSNGLLEVRGDKEHPSNYGKLCTKGIALGDTVIHDGRLLAPKLKTKAGDWCDTEWDEALSRVAKGFSDTIEQFGPDSVAFYVSGQLLTEDYYVANKLIKGFLGTANIDSNSRLCMASTVVGHKRAFGMDTVPVCYEDLEKTDLVILVGSNLAWCHPVLFQRLRAAKQTNSNLKVIVIDPRRNESCEIADLHLAINPGSDVALFNGLLVHLGEHNLVDHAFISAATNGFSEAYQSALNGSEVSEVTGIDLASLQEFYECFSQTEKVITIYSQGVNQSSQGSDKVNSIINCHLATGKIGKEGAGPFSVTGQPNAMGGREVGALANTLTAHMEFHPDDIDRVEDFWQTDTLAKKPGLKAIDMFDAIHRGEIKAVWIMATNPVVSLPDSDKIKQALENCPLVVVSDCVENTATTPYADILLPAQGWSEKSGTVTNSERRISRQRRLLASPGMAKPDWWIISQVAQRIGFKEAFDYLHEGEIFREYAQLTALGNADHGSKKARQRDLNLAGLVEITDSEYNSLTPQQWPVEHQQHQVVNQRMFADQRFFTENHRANFIAVKHTAPQASTTKVYPLVLNTGRSRDQWHTMTRTGLSSRLAEHASEPYVLIHPQTAMQYGLSNHEMVVVFNNNGECVVKVVTSDTMKPGELFVPIHWNEITGPLSKPCALVDSRTDTLSGQPEFKYTPVDIKPYDYQTSATVLVKDAILIGVVGYVARQKVDGGYLYRIRSPMEINELQMKIERLLPSSSSADKLICRDDSSIKGMAAVVENKVTSLYKLTKDEPSDQEVQALSALFNSSADEGSSLHALLGN; from the coding sequence ATGAGCGAAGGATGGATTAAATCAACGTGTGCTTATTGTGGCGTCGGGTGCGGTATTGAAGCCAGACCTATGTCTAATGGACTGCTAGAAGTCCGTGGCGATAAGGAGCACCCCTCGAATTACGGAAAATTATGTACTAAAGGCATTGCTTTGGGCGACACCGTCATTCATGACGGCCGCTTACTGGCTCCCAAACTGAAAACAAAAGCGGGTGATTGGTGTGATACAGAGTGGGACGAGGCTCTTTCCCGCGTAGCAAAAGGTTTCTCGGATACGATAGAACAATTTGGTCCGGATTCTGTGGCGTTCTATGTTTCTGGACAACTGTTAACAGAAGACTATTACGTCGCGAATAAACTCATAAAAGGTTTTCTTGGTACCGCGAATATCGACAGTAATTCTCGCTTGTGCATGGCGTCTACGGTTGTCGGACACAAGCGTGCTTTCGGAATGGATACCGTTCCCGTTTGCTATGAGGATCTTGAGAAAACTGACTTGGTTATCTTGGTTGGCTCTAACCTGGCCTGGTGTCATCCGGTACTATTTCAACGGTTGAGAGCCGCTAAACAGACCAACTCCAATCTAAAAGTGATAGTCATCGACCCACGCCGTAATGAATCCTGCGAGATTGCAGACCTACATCTAGCGATTAATCCTGGCTCAGACGTCGCGCTTTTTAATGGTTTATTGGTGCACCTTGGTGAGCATAATCTAGTTGATCACGCTTTTATTAGCGCAGCGACAAACGGTTTTAGTGAGGCATACCAGTCTGCACTAAACGGCTCCGAGGTAAGCGAGGTGACGGGCATTGATTTGGCTTCGCTTCAGGAATTCTATGAATGCTTTTCCCAAACAGAAAAAGTCATCACGATTTACTCGCAAGGGGTGAACCAGTCCTCTCAGGGATCCGACAAAGTAAACAGCATCATAAATTGCCACTTAGCGACGGGAAAGATTGGGAAAGAAGGCGCTGGCCCTTTTTCTGTTACCGGACAACCCAATGCGATGGGAGGTCGCGAGGTTGGTGCTCTGGCGAATACGCTGACCGCGCACATGGAATTTCATCCTGATGATATTGACCGTGTTGAAGATTTTTGGCAAACCGACACATTAGCGAAAAAACCAGGCCTAAAAGCCATTGATATGTTTGATGCTATTCATCGTGGTGAAATTAAAGCGGTGTGGATCATGGCGACAAACCCGGTTGTGAGCCTTCCTGATAGCGACAAAATTAAACAAGCTTTGGAAAACTGTCCTTTGGTGGTGGTTTCGGATTGTGTTGAGAACACGGCGACGACGCCTTACGCTGATATCCTGCTACCTGCGCAAGGTTGGAGTGAAAAATCGGGCACTGTGACCAACTCCGAACGTCGAATCTCGCGACAACGCCGACTGTTAGCCAGTCCAGGAATGGCCAAACCGGACTGGTGGATTATCTCTCAAGTCGCACAACGAATTGGCTTTAAAGAAGCGTTTGATTACTTACATGAAGGAGAAATCTTCCGCGAGTATGCTCAACTTACGGCCTTAGGTAACGCAGACCACGGAAGTAAAAAGGCTAGACAACGAGACCTCAATTTAGCTGGCCTTGTTGAGATTACTGATTCCGAATACAACTCGCTCACTCCCCAGCAGTGGCCGGTAGAACATCAACAACATCAGGTGGTGAATCAGAGAATGTTTGCCGATCAACGATTTTTTACCGAGAATCATCGTGCTAACTTTATCGCGGTAAAACATACAGCGCCGCAAGCATCAACAACGAAAGTGTACCCGTTAGTTTTGAATACGGGTCGGAGTCGGGATCAATGGCACACCATGACTCGTACAGGGTTATCGAGTCGTTTAGCTGAGCATGCAAGTGAACCTTACGTTTTGATCCATCCTCAAACAGCGATGCAGTATGGTCTTTCTAATCACGAAATGGTGGTTGTGTTCAATAACAACGGAGAGTGTGTTGTTAAGGTTGTTACCAGTGACACTATGAAGCCAGGCGAGCTGTTTGTTCCTATTCACTGGAATGAAATTACAGGCCCGTTAAGTAAGCCTTGCGCTCTGGTTGATTCGCGAACGGATACTTTGTCTGGTCAACCTGAGTTTAAATACACCCCTGTAGATATAAAGCCTTATGACTATCAGACCAGTGCTACCGTATTGGTCAAAGACGCTATTTTAATAGGTGTTGTTGGATACGTCGCCAGACAAAAAGTAGATGGCGGCTATTTATATCGTATTCGTTCACCGATGGAGATTAATGAGCTACAGATGAAAATTGAACGACTATTACCGAGTTCGTCATCTGCTGATAAGCTCATTTGCCGCGATGATTCATCCATAAAAGGAATGGCGGCAGTCGTCGAAAACAAAGTTACCTCGTTATATAAACTGACGAAAGATGAGCCAAGCGATCAGGAAGTTCAGGCGTTGAGTGCGTTGTTCAACAGCAGCGCTGACGAGGGTTCTTCTCTGCATGCTTTATTGGGGAATTAG
- the cobA gene encoding uroporphyrinogen-III C-methyltransferase, producing the protein MNTEHSVIGNVSLVGAGPGDPDLLTVKALKAIEHADVIVYDNLVSEDIRALFPSHCKLVYVGKAKGCHSYKQEEINQLIANFALDANNVCRVKGGDSFVFGRGGEEMLFLTKLGISVNVVPGITAASGCSTYSNIPLTHRGLAQGCTFITAHADKKLEINWSALAQLNQTLVIYMGLTKAPLIQQQLTSSGMNADKPVAIIENGCTPQQRTIIGELSELSELITRHSIKSPALIVIGDVVTVSSQMHWLQQLNNKNMEVLSESSLRRSA; encoded by the coding sequence ATGAATACAGAACATTCAGTTATTGGAAATGTATCCTTAGTAGGCGCTGGGCCAGGTGATCCAGACTTACTTACCGTTAAGGCGCTTAAGGCGATTGAGCATGCAGATGTCATCGTGTACGACAACCTAGTAAGTGAGGATATACGTGCTCTGTTCCCTTCCCATTGCAAGCTTGTTTATGTCGGAAAAGCAAAAGGCTGCCATAGCTATAAACAGGAAGAAATCAACCAGTTAATCGCTAATTTTGCGCTCGATGCAAATAACGTATGCCGTGTAAAAGGCGGAGACTCGTTCGTGTTTGGGCGTGGCGGAGAAGAAATGCTATTTCTCACCAAACTGGGAATTAGTGTCAACGTAGTTCCGGGCATTACCGCCGCTTCAGGATGTTCAACTTACTCCAACATCCCCCTAACCCACCGAGGCTTAGCGCAGGGTTGTACATTCATCACCGCTCACGCGGATAAGAAGCTTGAAATTAACTGGTCTGCGCTAGCCCAACTCAACCAAACGTTGGTCATTTATATGGGCCTGACCAAAGCGCCACTCATACAGCAGCAACTAACCAGCTCAGGTATGAACGCCGACAAACCAGTCGCGATTATTGAAAACGGCTGTACGCCACAACAAAGAACGATCATAGGCGAGTTATCCGAGCTATCCGAATTGATAACGCGTCATTCAATAAAGTCTCCGGCCTTAATTGTAATAGGTGACGTTGTCACCGTATCAAGCCAAATGCATTGGTTACAACAACTTAATAACAAGAATATGGAAGTTCTTTCCGAATCAAGTTTACGTAGAAGCGCCTAA